A window of Rhododendron vialii isolate Sample 1 chromosome 11a, ASM3025357v1 contains these coding sequences:
- the LOC131308920 gene encoding 2-carboxy-1,4-naphthoquinone phytyltransferase, chloroplastic-like isoform X1, translated as MASTFCNLISIGSGQKKLGHYLLNQNNNARQVSLACMPILTRHGFGCEWRCRRVPSSYVVQRSSSCHHKTESCLNRAHKRRLATRRHQCRCTSFKNGEEHLQSTSEVKTEEYISRATLIWRAIKLPIYSVALVPLTVGSAAAYLQTGLYSARRYFVLLASSVLVIAWLNLSNDVYDYDTGADTTKKESVVNMVGSRTGTLLAAYMLLALGFVGLAWVSVGAGNVRSMLLLACAITCGYIYQCPPFRLSYQGFGEPLCFAAFGPFATTAFYLLQSSTSELPITGTILSVSLLVGLTTALILFCSHFHQVKGDRSVGKMSPLVRLGTEAGSTVVKVGVVTLYSLLLILGLSRALPFACMFLCSLTLPVGKLVVSFVEENHKDTTKIFMAKYYCVRLQALFGAALAAGLVASRMIVERSL; from the exons ATGGCATCTACATTCTGTAACCTAATAAGCATTGGATCTGGTCAAAAGAAACTCGGCCATTACCTCTTGAATCAGAACAACAATGCAAGGCAAGTTTCACTCGCTTGTATGCCAATTCTTACAAGACATGGATTCGGATGTGAATG GCGTTGTCGTAGAGTCCCTTCGTCGTATGTTGTCCAAAGGTCATCTTCTTGTCACCACAAAACAGAAAGCTGTCTGAATAGAGCTCATAAAAGACGACTGGCAACGCGGCGGCATCAATGTAGGTGCACTTCCTTCAAGAATGGAGAAGAACATCTTCAAAGTACTTCTGAAGTGAAGACGGAAGAGTACATTTCAAGAGCAACCTTGATATGGAGGGCGATCAAACTACCAATTTACTCTGTTGCCCTGGTTCCTCTCACT GTTGGAAGTGCAGCTGCTTATTTGCAGACTGGCCTGTATTCAGCCAGACGTTATTTTGTGCTCTTGGCTTCTTCAGTTCTCGTCATTGCCTGGTTAAATTTAAG CAATGATGTTTATGATTATGATACTGGTGCAGATACGACCAAAAAAGAGTCAGTTGTAAATATGGTTGGCAG ccGAACGGGAACTCTACTTGCTGCCTATATGTTACTTGCTCTGGGTTTTGTGGGACTGGCTTGGGTTTCTGTGGGGGCTGGAAATGTGCGTTCAATGTTATTACTGGCTTGTGCAATCACTTGTGGTTATATATATCAG TGCCCACCATTTCGGTTAAGTTATCAAGGATTTGGGGAACCCCTGTGCTTCGCCGCATTTGGCCCATTTGCTACGACAGCTTTCTACTTACTGCAGAGCAGCACAAG TGAGCTTCCCATAACTGGCACAATCCTTTCTGTATCACTCCTTGTTGGCCTCACCACAGCCCTAATCCTCTTCTGCAGTCACTTTCATCAg GTAAAAGGAGATAGATCTGTCGGAAAAATGTCCCCTCTG GTTAGGCTTGGCACAGAAGCCGGCTCAACAGTGGTAAAAGTGGGTGTGGTGACCCTATATTCACTTTTGCTTATCCTTGGTCTTAGCAGAGCTCTTCCTTTTGCTTGCATG TTTCTCTGTTCCCTGACCTTGCCCGTGGGAAAACTAGTGGTCAGCTTTGTTGAGGAGAACCACAAA GACACAACAAAGATCTTTATGGCGAAGTATTACTGTGTGAGGTTGCAAGCTTTATTTGGAGCTGCTTTGGCAGCTGGGCTGGTAGCATCCAGAATGATCGTTGAAAGATCCCTGTGA
- the LOC131308920 gene encoding 2-carboxy-1,4-naphthoquinone phytyltransferase, chloroplastic-like isoform X2 produces the protein MASTFCNLISIGSGQKKLGHYLLNQNNNARVPSSYVVQRSSSCHHKTESCLNRAHKRRLATRRHQCRCTSFKNGEEHLQSTSEVKTEEYISRATLIWRAIKLPIYSVALVPLTVGSAAAYLQTGLYSARRYFVLLASSVLVIAWLNLSNDVYDYDTGADTTKKESVVNMVGSRTGTLLAAYMLLALGFVGLAWVSVGAGNVRSMLLLACAITCGYIYQCPPFRLSYQGFGEPLCFAAFGPFATTAFYLLQSSTSELPITGTILSVSLLVGLTTALILFCSHFHQVKGDRSVGKMSPLVRLGTEAGSTVVKVGVVTLYSLLLILGLSRALPFACMFLCSLTLPVGKLVVSFVEENHKDTTKIFMAKYYCVRLQALFGAALAAGLVASRMIVERSL, from the exons ATGGCATCTACATTCTGTAACCTAATAAGCATTGGATCTGGTCAAAAGAAACTCGGCCATTACCTCTTGAATCAGAACAACAATGCAAG AGTCCCTTCGTCGTATGTTGTCCAAAGGTCATCTTCTTGTCACCACAAAACAGAAAGCTGTCTGAATAGAGCTCATAAAAGACGACTGGCAACGCGGCGGCATCAATGTAGGTGCACTTCCTTCAAGAATGGAGAAGAACATCTTCAAAGTACTTCTGAAGTGAAGACGGAAGAGTACATTTCAAGAGCAACCTTGATATGGAGGGCGATCAAACTACCAATTTACTCTGTTGCCCTGGTTCCTCTCACT GTTGGAAGTGCAGCTGCTTATTTGCAGACTGGCCTGTATTCAGCCAGACGTTATTTTGTGCTCTTGGCTTCTTCAGTTCTCGTCATTGCCTGGTTAAATTTAAG CAATGATGTTTATGATTATGATACTGGTGCAGATACGACCAAAAAAGAGTCAGTTGTAAATATGGTTGGCAG ccGAACGGGAACTCTACTTGCTGCCTATATGTTACTTGCTCTGGGTTTTGTGGGACTGGCTTGGGTTTCTGTGGGGGCTGGAAATGTGCGTTCAATGTTATTACTGGCTTGTGCAATCACTTGTGGTTATATATATCAG TGCCCACCATTTCGGTTAAGTTATCAAGGATTTGGGGAACCCCTGTGCTTCGCCGCATTTGGCCCATTTGCTACGACAGCTTTCTACTTACTGCAGAGCAGCACAAG TGAGCTTCCCATAACTGGCACAATCCTTTCTGTATCACTCCTTGTTGGCCTCACCACAGCCCTAATCCTCTTCTGCAGTCACTTTCATCAg GTAAAAGGAGATAGATCTGTCGGAAAAATGTCCCCTCTG GTTAGGCTTGGCACAGAAGCCGGCTCAACAGTGGTAAAAGTGGGTGTGGTGACCCTATATTCACTTTTGCTTATCCTTGGTCTTAGCAGAGCTCTTCCTTTTGCTTGCATG TTTCTCTGTTCCCTGACCTTGCCCGTGGGAAAACTAGTGGTCAGCTTTGTTGAGGAGAACCACAAA GACACAACAAAGATCTTTATGGCGAAGTATTACTGTGTGAGGTTGCAAGCTTTATTTGGAGCTGCTTTGGCAGCTGGGCTGGTAGCATCCAGAATGATCGTTGAAAGATCCCTGTGA